Genomic segment of Streptosporangium sp. NBC_01755:
GACGCCCACAACCGTGATCGCCAGCACGATGGTGGCCGCGATCAGCGTCAGCTGGAAGTTGAGAGCCTCCACCGAGTGCGCCCGGATGTAGGGCGAGGTCTTGCCCGCGGTGAGCATCATGACCAGCGGGCCGAGGATGGGCAGGCCGGCCAGCGAGAGCATGTGCGCCGCCGCCGCGCCCAGACGATCCGCTCCGGTGTCGCCACCCCGCCTGCCGAGGTGCCCGTGGTGGCCGTACGCCGCCTGAGATGTGGCCGGCGGTTGGAAGGCGGGCCGGACCGGCTGCGTGCCGTACAGCTCGTTCATGATCGGAATGAGGTCGCCGTGGACGCGTGCCGTCATCGCCCGCTCCAGCCTGTCGTCGAACTCGACTCTGTCGAGCCTTCCCTCCGCATAGGCTGCCTGGACGTGCTCGACCACCCGCTCACGATCCTGGTCGCCGACCCGGAGCCCCGCGTAACCGGGAGCGGGGCCGCTCACCGGCACTCCCCCGTGCCCGTACCCCTGGCCCGCCGATGTCATTGTGCCTGCCATGAGACCGATACCCTTTCGTCGCCTCTTCGATCTCAATGCTCGTCCACATTGTCGGCCCCGTATATCAGGATGAACCCCCATAGGCCCCTGAAATCCACCCCTGGCCTTTCACCGCGAACCGAGCAGGAGAGGTATACAAAGAGACATGAGATGGCGAGATCGCTATGGGTTGAGGCGCCTGCGCGGGCCGAAAATCGCCAAGTTCGACCGTGATGCGACCGACGCCGACATCGAGACGCTCATCGCCTTCGCGAAGTCACGCCGGGGCGTGGAGTTCTACGTCGAGCCAGAGACCTTCGCGACCGACACCACGGCGGTGGCCGTCGCCGACGACGGCGAGTGGACCCGGCGCCGGGTCGGCTCCCCCGCGGTGATCCGCAAGGTGGCCCGCGACCTGTCCCTGCCCGTCTACGACGTGCAACTGACCGGCTATCCCCCCAGGATGAGGGCCTACAACGAGCGCCAGAAACGCGCGGAGAGCTGAGCCAGGAACCCGGTGGTCGCATCGTGAACGGGACCGCCGGGTTCTTCCAGCAATGCGGCCATCGGGAGCAGCCAGGCCATCTTCGGGCTGCCCATCTCCTGGTCCAGCTCCTCGGGGCTGGGCATCCTGTCGTTGAGGGCGTGTGGCGGGACCAGGTGGCGGACCGCGTGCGTGAGCAGGTGAGCCATCGAGTAGCCGGGATCGGCCTCAAGCGCCCGGGTGAGGGCGACGCCCGCCAGCGCGGAGTCGCCCCGCCGCCAGGCGACCAGGCCGAGCAGTGAGGCTGCCGGGGGCACGAACCTCGGTTCCAGCCTCCGGGTGAGGTCGTGCCAGAGCTTGAGATGCACGTCATGGCTGTCGTCGCCGACCAGCGCCCACGCCTCGTCGCGAACCCTGATCACCGCCAGGTCGAGCCCCAGCCTGACCGCCTGGTCGTCGTCGAGCCGACCGCCCGAGGCGCAGGTGGCGATCGCCTCACGGACCCTCGCCACCCCCTCCGCGACGAACTCCACAGCGAACTCGTCGGCGTCACGACATCCGGTCAGTCTGCCGCTCAGCTCCTCCATGAGGCGGCCCGTCGCCTCACGCATGGCCGCCCGCGCGGGCCCGGCGACCGGGTCGAGTGAGCGCTCCAGCGCCTGCCTGTCCGGCCACGCGACCAGCCCGTGCAGGACCGCCTCGGCCGCGACGACGGTGGCCCGCCGCTCGTACGGCACACCGTCGACCGGACAGCAGTCGGTCTGTGAGCAGCCGTACGACCAGTAACGGCCGCCCTCCACCCGGAGTGCGTCGACAACGGTGAGACCGCCCCGGCGGAACAGTGCCCCGGCCTCGTCGATGGCCGGGGTCACCAGCGGGCCTGGGCCGTAACCGACCATGACGACCTGGGTGACGTCCTCCTTCTGGAAGAGCGGAACGATCTCGCCGAGACCGCCGGACGCCAGGGGCAGGTCCCATCGGACGGTGAGGTGCAACCTGCTTCTGGGCAGACCACCCGTGAGGCCGATGACGACCAGGCTCTCCGCGGGGTGGAACCCCAGCAGGTAGGGAACCGCGCCCAGGACGTCTTCGGTGGAACCGAGCAGAAGCCGGGGCTGCGAGACGGGCGGAAACAGGGACTCGGGCGAGTCCTGGCTGTCTGTTGTCATGGCCGGAAGCCTCCCGGACCCGGTCCCGCGTCTTTCGGCCCGAACCCCTTTCTGTGGACAGAGCCTGTGGCCGTCCACAGAAAGGGGTTCACCGCCAGGGGTTCACGGCCACGCAGCCCGGATTCGCGTGAGACCCGCGCTGCTCAGATACCCCTGTCGATGCGCGGCCCCCCGTCCGCCCGCTCCGCCGACAGGACGGCCGGCGCCAGACGGGTGCGGACCATGATGGCCGCCCCGGCCACGGCGGGAGGCATCGCGATGACCGCGACGAACGGGACGAGGAAGAGCAGGAAGAGCAGGACCCCGAAGCCGAGCACGGGGGCCTTGTTCGCACGGAGCAGGCCGAAGCGGCTCTTGCGCACCATTCCCCTGCGCTCCAGGGCCAGCGCGGTCAGTTCGATCGTGAGGAAGAAACCCGAGACCAGGGCGCCCAGAACCGGAACCACCGTCTGCCCGACCACCGGCACGAAGCCGAGGAAGAACAGCGGGATCGTGAACACCAAAAGCCAGCCGAGGGTGACCAGGCTGTCCCTGATGGATCTGGGGATCGACTTCCACAGCGGGAGCTCGTAGCCGGTCGGCACCTCCCCGTAGGTCTCCTCCACCTTCTCGGAGAGCTTTTCGTAGAAGGGATCGCCCAGAATGAGAGTGACCGCCGTAAAGGTCACCACGGACAGGACCAGCCCCGTGCCGAAGAGCACCAGCCCGACCAGCGCGCGCAGCGCGGTCCGCGCCGCCTCGCCCCACCCGTCGGCGAACGGCGTTCCCCACGCGGCGATGTCCAGCGCGTTCTTGCCAAGGAGGTAGAGGCCGACCGCGTAGAGGACGAACGCGATCAGAGCCGGGATCACCCCGAACAGCCACCAGCGCGGATATCGCGCGACCCAGCGCAGCCCCTGGAAGAAGAACCCGATGCCGTCCATAAAGGAGCGGAAATGACCCATGCCGGAAGATTATCGGGATCGGACGGCGACAGGGACGGGTACGGTCTCCTCCTCATACCCCGTATGCGAGCGAAAGCGGACGCAGGCCACCGATGGGCGGGGCCGCAGACGTCAGGCGCGCTGCCAGAGGTCGGGTACCGAGACGCCGAGGGCCGCGAAGAGGCGACGGAGCAGGGGCAGGGAGATGCCCAGGACGTTGCCGTGGTCGCCGTCGATGCCGTCGACGAACCAGCCGCCGCGGCCGTCCAGGGTGAAGGCTCCGGCCACGTGCAGAGGCTCGCCGGTGGTGACGTAGGCGGCGATCTCGTCGTCGGTGGCGGTACCGAAGCGCACGACCGTCGCACCCACCTCCGCCACCTCGCGCCCGTCCGCGGCGTCGATCACGCAGTGGCCGGTGAGCAGGCGGCCCTCGCGGCCGCGCATGTCCCGCCAGCGGGCGACCGCCTCCTCGGGTGAGGACGGCTTGCCGTAGGCCCGGCCGTCGAGCTCCAGCACGGAGTCGCAGCCGATGACCAGGCCGTCGGTCAGGCCCTCGGCCACCACGGCCGCCTTCGCGCGGGCCAGCACGAGGCTGAGTTCGCTCGGGCTGTCGGCGGTGACGGCCTCCTCGTCCACACCACTGACGATCACTCCTGGGTCGAGTCCGGCGCTGCGGAGCAGGGCGAGGCGGGCGGGGGATGCGGAGGCGAGGACTATCCGGGTCACGCCGACCGAGCCTAGCGCGGCTCCGGCCGCCCCTTCGCCACAGGCGGAAACCCCCTGCGACGGGCGTCCGGCCGGAGGTCCGCGGGCAGCGCATCCAGGCGTCGGCCCGCGACGGGGCCGCCAAAGGTCAGCCATGGGGCGAAGGCGGGCGCCCCGGCGGGCAGCCGAGTTTCATCAGGTCACACGGATACCGCGATTCCTGCCCAGATGGGGCTTACTTCAATAATCTGAGGGAGGAGACCGCGGTGTTGATATCGCGCCAGCGCTTGCTCTGGGCGTCGGGGATCGTCACGAAGAGCATCGCGGGCTTGGCGCCGGGACCCTGGACCACGGCGACGGCGGCCATGGAGGAGCGCGTCTTTTTCTTGATCTTGTACTTCACCCGGTAGGCGAGCATCCAGCCGCCCTTGATCGGCTGCGAGGCGACCCACGCGATCCTGCTGCCCTTGGGATGGTGGTTGAGCGTCCACCGGGCCGCCAGCAGCGCGGTGTCCTTCGGCTTCCGCTGCACCAGGATCGGCACCGGACAGCTCGCGAGCATCGCCCGGTGAGC
This window contains:
- a CDS encoding Maf family protein, yielding MTRIVLASASPARLALLRSAGLDPGVIVSGVDEEAVTADSPSELSLVLARAKAAVVAEGLTDGLVIGCDSVLELDGRAYGKPSSPEEAVARWRDMRGREGRLLTGHCVIDAADGREVAEVGATVVRFGTATDDEIAAYVTTGEPLHVAGAFTLDGRGGWFVDGIDGDHGNVLGISLPLLRRLFAALGVSVPDLWQRA
- a CDS encoding EI24 domain-containing protein, with the translated sequence MGHFRSFMDGIGFFFQGLRWVARYPRWWLFGVIPALIAFVLYAVGLYLLGKNALDIAAWGTPFADGWGEAARTALRALVGLVLFGTGLVLSVVTFTAVTLILGDPFYEKLSEKVEETYGEVPTGYELPLWKSIPRSIRDSLVTLGWLLVFTIPLFFLGFVPVVGQTVVPVLGALVSGFFLTIELTALALERRGMVRKSRFGLLRANKAPVLGFGVLLFLLFLVPFVAVIAMPPAVAGAAIMVRTRLAPAVLSAERADGGPRIDRGI
- a CDS encoding DUF1707 and DUF4870 domain-containing protein; amino-acid sequence: MAGTMTSAGQGYGHGGVPVSGPAPGYAGLRVGDQDRERVVEHVQAAYAEGRLDRVEFDDRLERAMTARVHGDLIPIMNELYGTQPVRPAFQPPATSQAAYGHHGHLGRRGGDTGADRLGAAAAHMLSLAGLPILGPLVMMLTAGKTSPYIRAHSVEALNFQLTLIAATIVLAITVVGVVLTPLLWIGGVVLSVIGGVAAMGDGDFRYPLTLRLVK
- a CDS encoding DUF4192 domain-containing protein produces the protein MTTDSQDSPESLFPPVSQPRLLLGSTEDVLGAVPYLLGFHPAESLVVIGLTGGLPRSRLHLTVRWDLPLASGGLGEIVPLFQKEDVTQVVMVGYGPGPLVTPAIDEAGALFRRGGLTVVDALRVEGGRYWSYGCSQTDCCPVDGVPYERRATVVAAEAVLHGLVAWPDRQALERSLDPVAGPARAAMREATGRLMEELSGRLTGCRDADEFAVEFVAEGVARVREAIATCASGGRLDDDQAVRLGLDLAVIRVRDEAWALVGDDSHDVHLKLWHDLTRRLEPRFVPPAASLLGLVAWRRGDSALAGVALTRALEADPGYSMAHLLTHAVRHLVPPHALNDRMPSPEELDQEMGSPKMAWLLPMAALLEEPGGPVHDATTGFLAQLSARFWRSL